In Natranaerovirga hydrolytica, a single window of DNA contains:
- a CDS encoding sensor domain-containing diguanylate cyclase — MLKNGFKIFFIIITFILAPALTVFGGNHSSERSSGNQIELAYYSQYLKDASGELTFKEILSLEYEEAFQQHQGDVFQFGLTQDAHWIQTDLRELPIEGNFPNDYILYLDYSGIHEINLYLPVISNGVEDYVHLKGGIHYAGLQDEVGHFFPVFHFPENLNPERPLYTRVKSDYSQNFSLGIERETSFWVRQQFIVFMFAIAYGIMIAMILYNLILFFALKDKPYILYVGYMFFMLIYQVGITGALKVLNFNLGETLEQYVIATTFIAISFALLFAISFLNLPRFVPKALKPIRFFIGISVVGVFLVFTGNLFYANYLAYLPGAVLPFLIMTVAIKAYRRGSLGARYYIIATVLLFASVLIFVLRGFGIVDHSFMTSYATTASASLESLFLSFALADRISHLRKREELAKKRELELTKLMITDSLTGLYNRRYFDDVLASVYEESRRERIPASLIYLDIDNFKRFNDTYGHPMGDKVIQNLARVISENIRNQDHPCRIGGEEFAIIFPTMGKSQAILAAERIRKRFEEVDFSEIDPEIPTVTVSIGVTELKKKETPEEWISRTDETLYRAKREGKNRVLY, encoded by the coding sequence ATGCTTAAAAACGGATTTAAAATTTTTTTCATCATCATTACTTTTATTTTAGCCCCTGCTCTTACGGTTTTTGGGGGAAATCATTCTTCTGAAAGATCTTCGGGGAATCAAATTGAATTAGCCTATTATTCTCAGTATCTCAAAGATGCTTCCGGCGAACTTACCTTTAAGGAGATTCTGTCTTTAGAGTATGAAGAAGCATTTCAACAACATCAAGGAGACGTTTTCCAATTTGGTCTTACCCAAGATGCCCACTGGATTCAAACGGACTTAAGGGAACTACCCATAGAAGGGAACTTTCCCAACGATTACATACTTTACTTGGATTACTCGGGAATCCACGAAATTAATCTTTATCTCCCGGTGATCTCCAATGGTGTAGAGGATTATGTCCATCTAAAGGGAGGAATCCATTATGCAGGTCTTCAGGATGAGGTCGGACACTTTTTTCCTGTTTTTCACTTTCCCGAAAACTTGAATCCCGAAAGACCTTTATATACTCGGGTAAAAAGCGATTACTCTCAAAATTTTTCCTTAGGAATCGAAAGAGAAACCAGCTTCTGGGTAAGACAGCAGTTTATTGTTTTTATGTTTGCTATAGCCTATGGCATAATGATTGCTATGATTCTTTACAATCTTATCTTGTTCTTCGCCTTAAAGGATAAACCCTACATCCTTTATGTGGGCTATATGTTTTTTATGTTAATCTATCAGGTAGGAATAACGGGAGCTTTAAAGGTTTTAAACTTTAATCTAGGAGAAACACTTGAACAATATGTCATTGCTACTACTTTTATTGCCATAAGTTTTGCTCTGCTTTTTGCCATATCCTTTTTGAACCTTCCAAGATTTGTTCCAAAGGCTCTAAAGCCCATAAGGTTCTTTATCGGGATAAGTGTGGTAGGCGTTTTTCTTGTTTTCACTGGAAATCTTTTTTATGCAAACTATCTAGCTTATCTTCCAGGTGCTGTTTTACCCTTTCTTATTATGACTGTAGCCATTAAGGCCTATCGTAGAGGAAGTCTAGGGGCCCGGTACTATATTATTGCAACAGTATTGCTATTTGCTTCGGTGTTGATTTTCGTTCTAAGAGGTTTCGGTATTGTAGACCATAGCTTTATGACCTCCTATGCTACGACCGCGTCAGCAAGTTTAGAATCGCTGTTCCTATCTTTTGCCTTAGCGGACCGTATATCCCATCTTCGAAAGCGTGAAGAATTGGCGAAAAAGCGGGAATTAGAGCTTACGAAACTGATGATTACAGACAGTTTAACCGGTCTTTATAATCGCCGTTATTTTGATGATGTACTGGCTAGTGTCTATGAAGAAAGCCGCAGAGAAAGAATTCCGGCTTCCTTGATATATTTGGATATCGACAACTTCAAAAGATTTAACGATACCTATGGCCACCCTATGGGAGATAAAGTCATTCAGAACCTTGCACGGGTTATAAGTGAAAATATTCGAAATCAGGATCATCCCTGTAGAATCGGAGGAGAAGAATTTGCAATTATCTTTCCTACTATGGGTAAATCTCAAGCAATTCTGGCAGCAGAGCGAATTAGAAAGCGCTTTGAAGAAGTGGATTTTAGTGAGATTGACCCTGAAATCCCTACGGTAACTGTCAGCATTGGTGTGACCGAGTTAAAGAAGAAAGAAACACCGGAGGAGTGGATCTCTCGTACGGATGAAACCCTTTACCGAGCAAAAAGAGAAGGCAAAAACCGAGTATTATATTAA